The following nucleotide sequence is from Streptomyces sp. HUAS CB01.
CGAGAGGCCCACGAGCAGGGCTTTCGCCGCGGCCGGTGTCATCGCGGCGATCACTTCCAGCAGCGAGGCGTCCCGGCGCGCGCGCAGCTCCTGCAGGTACGTCCGGCCGCGACCGGTCAGATGGAGTTCCAGTTCCCGTCTGCTGACCTGGCTGGGCAGCCGCCGGACGAAGCCGAGTGCCTCGAGCCGGTCGCAGAGCCGGCTGACGGAGGGCGGGGCCGAGCCCAGCAGCTCGCCCAGGGTCCGGAGGTTGATGCCCTCGTCGCGGTCGAGGGTGTAGAGCACGCGGAGCTGGGACGCGGAGACCGGCGCGTACGGCACCTCGCGGCCCCGTGTCCACACGGCCTCGAGAAGCTCGATGAACTCGTGGCCCGCCACCGGGTCCTCGCGCCGCAGAGGCCGGGAAGCAGAGTGGTGAACGTCCATACCTTCCGACACCCCGAATTCGGTCGCCCTCATTTCGCGGGGCCGTGGTACCGCCGCAGATCCAGAGGCAGAGGCCCTCCCCGCCACCGCAACCATATCTTTTCACCGGCAGCGGACACCCGGGGCCACGGCAAACCGCTCGGTCACGGCCGTGCGGGACGGATGGTCCGCCGGGATGCGGGCAGGTGTCCGACGGCCGCCGACCGTGCGGCCGTCACCGGGGCGGCCGCACGGCCCGCTGTCGACGCGGGCCGCGGCACTCCCCTCGCGACAGGAGACGACATGCACGGTGACCGGACGCGGACCGGCCGGCCGCCGGCGGACGACGCCCGCCCCGGGGCGCTGCCCTCGCGGGACGACCTGTTCTCCGCCCTGCGCCGGACACCGGTGTCCGTCTGGAACGACGACGTCATGGACTGGGCCGCGGCACTGACGTACTACGCCGTCCTGGCGCTGATCCCGATGCTGCTGGTCACCGTCTCGCTCACCGGGCTGGCCGACGCCTCGGGTACCGGGGCCCTGATCGAGCGGGCCGCCGCGCTCGTGCCCGCCCAGACCAGGCCGCTGCTGGAGGGGACGCTGCGGGACCTGGCCGGGCGGCAGTCGCAGGCCTGGCTGGTGGCCGTGATCGGCTCCGTGGGCTCGCTGTGGTCCGCCTCCAGCTATCTGGCCGTCTTCCGCCGCGCCCTGCACGCCATGCACGGCGTCAAGGACCGGCGGTCCGCCTGGCGGACCGTGCCCCGTGCGGTCGTCACGGCGTGCGTCCTGCTGGCCGCCCTCGTCTCCAGCGCCCTGGTGCTCACCCTCAGCGGCGAGCTGGCCGTGGCCCTCGGAGGGGCACTGGGGGTCGACGGGGCGGCGGTCGTCACCTGGAACGTCCTCAAGTGGCCGCTGCTGCTCTGCCTGGCGGCCACGATGGTGCTGGTGCTGTTCCGCTCCGGACCGGCGCCCGCCCGGGGGAAGCGGAGGCGGGCGCTCGGAGGCGGGCTCGCCGTGCTGCTCTGGCTGGCCGCCTCCGCAGCGTTCACGACGTACACCGCCCACGTCGGCACCTACGACCGGCTGTACGGGCCGCTCACCGGGTTCATCGTCTTCCTGGTCTGGCTGTGGGTCTCCAACCTCGCCCTGCTGACGGGCGCCCAGTTCGAAGCCGAACTCGTCAAGGCGCGGGCGCGGCGGCCGCGTTCACCCCGCACCGGGCCGGTCTCACACCCGGGTGCCGCCGCGATACGGGACGGACGGTGGCGGAACGGTCGGTGACGGGGCGTGCGGCACCGGCTCGTGCGCCGGGGCCCCGAGCCCACCGGGCGCGACGAAGTACTCGCCGTCGCGCGGCCGGTCGGTCCGCTGGCGCGGCCGGGGCGCCGGCTCCAGGTGCGGGATGTGCTTGGAGCAGTGGACGTAGGCCTCGTCCACCGTGATGTGCACCCAGAACTCGGGCCGGCGACCGGGTGCGGTGTCCACGGGCAGACCGGGCCAGGCGCGCCGCTGGTCCTCGTCCGCCCGCAGCTGCGCGGCCCCGTTGACGTGCAGACCGATGTGGTCGTGGGTGAAGTCGACGAAGAGCAGGCCGACATGGGGGTTCTCGGTGATGTTCCCCGCGCTGGCGAGCACGCCGTTGCCGCGGTACTCGGGGTAGGTCAGCGTGCGGTCGTCGAGCACGGTGACGAAACCGGGCGGCCCGGCCCGGAAGGTGGTGTCGCAGGCCCCGCCGGCGTCCGCCGTCGACAGGAACATCATCGTCTGGCGGGTGATGAAGCCGGCCATCTGCCCGGTGAGGCGGGCCTGCACCTGGCGGTCGTAGAAGTCGCCTGCCTGTTCGGCGGTGCCGAGGAGTTGCTGGAGACGGCGTTCGCCGACGGAGCCGGAGGACTCGTGGGTGTCGTTCACGAAGGGCTCAGTCTTCCTGTGGGACGTCCGTTCGAGGGGTGGGCCCCGGCACTCTAACGCCGCCGGGAACACGGTGTCCCCGGCCGTACGGGCATACGGGCGAGCTTGTGGCGTCGTGTGAGGGACGCCTGAAATGCCGTGCATGAGGTGGTGATTTCGGGGCACATGGTGAGCACATCTGAAGAAGGAGTGGACGCTGTGTTGATGCCGGACCCCAAGGCGCTTCGGAGCCTCCTGGCGCGTTACGCGGACCTGCGCATTGCCGCACCGACGAACGACGAGAACCGTCGTGCCCTGGACGACGTGACCTACACGTTGTGCGTGATGACGGCCACGAGCACCATCGAGGACGCGATCGAGCGGGCCGACGCGCTGCTGGAGGGTGCGGCGGCAGCGGTGCCGGTGCCCCCGCCCGCCGGCGGCGGTCCCCTTCCCGGGCCGTCGCGGGAGACCGCCCCGCCCCGGGACGAGAGCGGCGTCACCCTCGTCGCCTGACCTCCGCGGCGCCGCGGAGGAGGCCGCCCCGGGGCGAACGGCGCGATGCCGTTCGCCCCGGGGCGGCGTTCTGCCGTGCGACGGGGTCCGCGCGTCAGACCGCCACGCCGAAGTCGGACACGATGCCGGTGAGCCCCGATGCGTAACCCTGGCCCACGGCGCGGAACTTCCACTCGTCGCCGTTGCGGTACAGCTCGCCGAACACCATGGCGGTCTCGGTGGAGGCGTCCTCGGAGAGGTCGTAGCGCGCCAGTTCGGCCCCGCCGGACTGGTTGACGACGCGGATGAAGGCGTTGCGGACCTGGCCGAAGCTCTGGCTGCGCGCCTCGGCGTCGTGGATGGACACGGGGAAGACGATCCTGGTGACGTCGGCGGGCACCGCGGCCAGGTCCACCTTGATCTGCTCGTCGTCGCCCTCGCCCTCGCCCGTGAGGTTGTCGCCGGTGTGCTGGACGGAGCCGTCGGGGCTGGTGAGGTTGTTGTAGAAGACGAAGTGCCCGTTCGAGGCGACCTTGCCCGAGTCGTCCAGGAGCAGCGCACTGGCGTCGAGGTCGAAGTCGGTGCCGGTGGTCGTGCGGACGTCCCAGCCGAGTCCGACCAGGACCGCGCTCAGTCCCGGCGCCTCCTTGCTCAGTGACACGTTGCCGCCCTTGGCGAGGCTCACGCCCATGCCGGTTCTCCTCATCTGTGCGACCGGGCGCAACCGCACCCGGTCGGCGGAACTGCGGACAGGGCAAAATCTACAGCAGTGTAGAAGTTGGCGGCCGGCCGACGCGCCGCGACTCGCCGTGAATCAGTACGATGAGGCCGCGAAGACGCGGACGACGCCGGAGGGAGACGGAGTTGGGCAACCGGGGAACGGCCGGCTCGCTCCCGGCGGGCGGCGGTCGCCGGCGCGGCCAGGGCGAGCTCGAGGCGCAGGTGCTCACCGTACTGAGGACCGCACCGGGCCCCGTCACGGCGGCCTGGGTGCAGGAGCGACTGCCCGGGGACCTCGCGTACACCACCGTCATGACCATCCTCTCCCGGCTGCAGGCCAAGAACGCCGTCACCCGGCAGCGGGAGGGCCGGTCGTTCGCCTGGGAGGCCACCGCCGACCAGGCGGGTCTCGCCGCCCTGCGCATGCGCCGTGTCCTCGACGGCGAACGGGACCGGGAGGCGGTGCTCACCAGCTTCGTCACCTCCCTGTCCGCCGAGGACGAGCAGGTGCTGCGCGAGTTGCTCGGCCACACGGACGACGATCCCGAGGAGTGACCGGGTGGGCGTCTTCGTCTTCCTGCCGCTGGTGCTGCCCCTGACGGCGTGGCCGATCGCGCGCCTGGCCGAACAG
It contains:
- a CDS encoding MarR family transcriptional regulator, with the protein product MDVHHSASRPLRREDPVAGHEFIELLEAVWTRGREVPYAPVSASQLRVLYTLDRDEGINLRTLGELLGSAPPSVSRLCDRLEALGFVRRLPSQVSRRELELHLTGRGRTYLQELRARRDASLLEVIAAMTPAAAKALLVGLSGFRDALAETGCAPGLRPAGDARTA
- a CDS encoding YihY/virulence factor BrkB family protein — protein: MHGDRTRTGRPPADDARPGALPSRDDLFSALRRTPVSVWNDDVMDWAAALTYYAVLALIPMLLVTVSLTGLADASGTGALIERAAALVPAQTRPLLEGTLRDLAGRQSQAWLVAVIGSVGSLWSASSYLAVFRRALHAMHGVKDRRSAWRTVPRAVVTACVLLAALVSSALVLTLSGELAVALGGALGVDGAAVVTWNVLKWPLLLCLAATMVLVLFRSGPAPARGKRRRALGGGLAVLLWLAASAAFTTYTAHVGTYDRLYGPLTGFIVFLVWLWVSNLALLTGAQFEAELVKARARRPRSPRTGPVSHPGAAAIRDGRWRNGR
- a CDS encoding pyridoxamine 5'-phosphate oxidase family protein; translation: MNDTHESSGSVGERRLQQLLGTAEQAGDFYDRQVQARLTGQMAGFITRQTMMFLSTADAGGACDTTFRAGPPGFVTVLDDRTLTYPEYRGNGVLASAGNITENPHVGLLFVDFTHDHIGLHVNGAAQLRADEDQRRAWPGLPVDTAPGRRPEFWVHITVDEAYVHCSKHIPHLEPAPRPRQRTDRPRDGEYFVAPGGLGAPAHEPVPHAPSPTVPPPSVPYRGGTRV
- a CDS encoding DUF5133 domain-containing protein, whose amino-acid sequence is MPDPKALRSLLARYADLRIAAPTNDENRRALDDVTYTLCVMTATSTIEDAIERADALLEGAAAAVPVPPPAGGGPLPGPSRETAPPRDESGVTLVA
- a CDS encoding TerD family protein; this encodes MGVSLAKGGNVSLSKEAPGLSAVLVGLGWDVRTTTGTDFDLDASALLLDDSGKVASNGHFVFYNNLTSPDGSVQHTGDNLTGEGEGDDEQIKVDLAAVPADVTRIVFPVSIHDAEARSQSFGQVRNAFIRVVNQSGGAELARYDLSEDASTETAMVFGELYRNGDEWKFRAVGQGYASGLTGIVSDFGVAV
- a CDS encoding BlaI/MecI/CopY family transcriptional regulator, whose product is MGNRGTAGSLPAGGGRRRGQGELEAQVLTVLRTAPGPVTAAWVQERLPGDLAYTTVMTILSRLQAKNAVTRQREGRSFAWEATADQAGLAALRMRRVLDGERDREAVLTSFVTSLSAEDEQVLRELLGHTDDDPEE